The window TCATAAAACAGGTAAGGACAAACCCCTTTTACAAATTTACGCCCATCGTCATGTTGACACAAGAATCACAAGAGTTGAAAAGGCAGGAAGGGAAGAGGGCCGGCGCAAGCGGCTGGATTGTAAAGCCCTTCACCCCGGAGCAGTTAATCACGGTAATCTCAAAATTCATCAGGTAACGGCACCTATACAATGGAAGATCTCAGCAGCCAGGATCGTGCGAAGTTATTCTCCGTTTTTTCCGACGAGGCAATGGAAAACATAACGGAACTCGAAACAGGGCTCTTACAGCTCGAGAGATACCCCCAAGACAGCGAGCTGCTCAATACCATCTTCAGGGCAGCCCACACCATCAAAGGCTCCAGCGGGAGCATCGGATTAAGCGCCATCTCCCACTTCACTCATGCGATGGAAGGAATTCTCGACAGGATGCGCCAGAACAGACTCACGCCGGACCGGAGAACAATCACGCTTCTCCTGAAAGCGGCAGATCTCGTCAAGGAGATGATCGCTTCCCTCTCATCAGGTGATCCCTCCGATTTTCCTCAGTACGGCGAACTCATAAAGGCGATGGAGGACATCAAACAGTCACCGCACGACAGGCAGTATAAGATCATCTTCAGTCCGGATCAGGATATCTTCAGACGGGGAATAGACCTTGAATTCATCGTACGGG is drawn from Thermodesulfovibrionales bacterium and contains these coding sequences:
- a CDS encoding Hpt domain-containing protein encodes the protein MEDLSSQDRAKLFSVFSDEAMENITELETGLLQLERYPQDSELLNTIFRAAHTIKGSSGSIGLSAISHFTHAMEGILDRMRQNRLTPDRRTITLLLKAADLVKEMIASLSSGDPSDFPQYGELIKAMEDIKQSPHDRQYKIIFSPDQDIFRRGIDLEFIVRDLRAIGEILDIKAYTDSVPPLSEINPEKLYLRWDILLKTDSDPEAIREVFEFAGGENEIMIIPIAAQKSVIPYLGQMLIEEGVIGAEDLDDALKSQRRLGEILVNQGKVSEKDIEQAIERQNDKKIT